acaaaaatatggtttataattcgcatttaatataaaaagaacataaaatatgtgcttaatatattttaggttcaaaaattattttgaacgTGTTTAATAAGCAAATAATACGGAAACGTGAATAATATCCGAATTTACTAACTAAGATTTGAACTAACTCGGTTTGAATCTATCATTATCCAAAAGTAATAGAGTCATAAAGATAAAcagataagaaaatattaaaaaggtgaaattatttatgtttttgagaGTTTATATCtcgaaaatattatttagcaaGAAATTCTATATTTCTTGTCTTCATACGAAGAGCTACTTAGGGACACAATTAAAATTCTCCAAGAGACTCACccttatatatacatatgccATCTAATACATACACATCTAAAACGACACCGCTTTGACCAAACGACTTGATCATCCCCTCAGCATGACCCCGAAGCTCTCTTTGTGCTCACCCATAACACCAACACGCACGACACATACCGTTTAGCTGTGACTTGACTCAACTCCATGGCTCACCCGCCTGTGACAATATCAGATCACGTCTCTTGTCGTCGTGCAAGATATCCCGGCAACGGACTCGCACGTGGCGACCTCAGAGGCACCTCGCTCAGCCGCTTCCCCCTACTATCATAATAAATTACACCTGAGAAATCCAACGGCTGACATTTATCCCCCATCAAAATGGCTCGTTGCCACACACCGCCGTCCCCAAAATCCTCCTCCCTAGACGCATGGAAAATCGCATCGTCCTCCTTCTCCTCGCCGACTTTTTTCTTGTTCATAAATTTGATCGCCTTGTTGCTTATCGTCGTAATAAGCTGCTTCGGTCGGGCCCTTAACGGCGACATCGGACTCGGAGGAACTGATAAAGAAGTGTTGTAACTTCGCTCTTGGTAAAATTTTTTGCTAACCGGTTTCGATTTGGCTTTGAGCTTACTCGTGACTCGACTGGCTTGCTTGGCACAGAGAGATATGAGGGAGGAGATGCTTATAAGGAAGGTGGCAGAGAGCCGCTTTGGTGAGGCGGAACACTCGCTGTGTTCGGAGGAAACTCGGCTCATCTTTGAATTTTTGAGCTGTGGGCTTTTTTATTAgccgaaaatggcaaaaatgGCGGGGAAGGCTGTGTATGAGGACAGGCTCACTGTATTTATAGGTGAATTATGGGTTTAGGTGACCGGTAATAGCCGGTGGCAATTAGTTTGATAGTTGACTCACTTGCTTGAGACAACTTGGGTAAAAAATTGATTGGCAAATAAAAGCTCGGAATTTCAGTACATGAAGTTATTACgaaaataactatttatattaattattagaattatatatAGTCGGTTTGAattgtaaatttgaattaaattatttaaataatttggttaacaaatttttaaaaaataatttttagtttggacaatattttttgttatttttaggCCGATCcaaatagtaaattattttatatatatatattcatatttgacaaaattttttaataattaattgtgtctacaatttgattttttaatatttattttgttattttttaaatatgtatattatatatatatttttatatttatattatgtttttgaaaaaaaattataaattaattaattttattaaataatatatatttagaagtgaataattttaatatgttcaaatcgtaatttaaactaaatcaaatcaaaccgtATTCGGTTTAGTTAAGATGTTTGATTTTGttcgaaattttttaaattattttttattttgatttaaaaaaaactctttaatcatattaaactgGGTTGtgatatctttattaattatgtaaattatatttttaattagtgaataattttgttataatattcttatttaatttattggatttaaatt
This sequence is a window from Mangifera indica cultivar Alphonso chromosome 20, CATAS_Mindica_2.1, whole genome shotgun sequence. Protein-coding genes within it:
- the LOC123204699 gene encoding uncharacterized protein LOC123204699, which translates into the protein MSRVSSEHSECSASPKRLSATFLISISSLISLCAKQASRVTSKLKAKSKPVSKKFYQERSYNTSLSVPPSPMSPLRARPKQLITTISNKAIKFMNKKKVGEEKEDDAIFHASREEDFGDGGVWQRAILMGDKCQPLDFSGVIYYDSRGKRLSEVPLRSPRASPLPGYLARRQET